A section of the Hyalangium minutum genome encodes:
- a CDS encoding MarR family winged helix-turn-helix transcriptional regulator has product MSSGQGKRAALLESLLRELRDFSDQDVLFSQALAERLGINLTDFKCLSILERNGAVTAGKLAELTGLTSGAVTGLIDRLEKAGWARRVRDPNDRRHVIIEAVPERSEEFEALFSSSDKAMGELVEENSEEQLEFLVDFLHRTAGVLRDETGKLRTDSGNRSEGPPGEFSSPLGALKSGRLRFMTGASRVTLRTDAPPELLYLARFEGKPPTVKEEAGTVSIQYQRFSLLDWRKQGAHISLNAAIPWQLELKGGVSKLEAELSALKLEGLELLGGASDCVVRLPRPSGTVPIRVTGGASDLTLHLPPGAAARLQVRGGVSKLAFQEQRLGSVGGAMNLESPDFKSVADRYDIEFVGGASNLSVLSR; this is encoded by the coding sequence ATGTCAAGTGGGCAGGGGAAGCGCGCGGCTTTGCTGGAGTCGCTGCTGCGGGAGTTGAGGGACTTCAGTGATCAGGACGTGCTGTTCAGCCAGGCGCTGGCGGAGCGGTTGGGGATCAACCTGACCGACTTCAAGTGCCTGAGCATCCTGGAGCGGAACGGGGCGGTGACAGCGGGGAAGCTGGCAGAGCTGACGGGGCTGACGTCGGGGGCAGTGACGGGGCTGATCGACCGGCTGGAGAAGGCGGGGTGGGCGCGGCGGGTGAGGGATCCGAACGATCGGCGGCACGTCATCATCGAGGCCGTGCCTGAGCGGAGCGAGGAGTTCGAGGCGCTGTTCAGCAGCTCAGACAAGGCGATGGGCGAGCTGGTGGAGGAGAACTCCGAGGAGCAGCTGGAGTTCCTCGTGGACTTCCTCCACCGGACCGCGGGGGTGCTGCGCGACGAGACAGGGAAGCTGCGCACCGACTCCGGCAACCGGAGCGAGGGGCCTCCTGGGGAGTTCTCCAGCCCGCTCGGGGCGCTGAAGAGTGGGCGCCTGCGGTTCATGACCGGGGCCTCACGGGTGACGCTGCGCACCGATGCGCCACCGGAGCTCCTCTACCTGGCGCGCTTCGAGGGAAAGCCGCCCACCGTGAAGGAGGAGGCGGGCACGGTCTCCATCCAGTATCAGCGCTTCTCGCTGCTCGACTGGCGCAAGCAGGGGGCGCACATCTCCCTCAACGCGGCGATTCCCTGGCAGCTCGAGCTCAAGGGAGGCGTGAGCAAGCTGGAAGCGGAGCTGAGCGCGCTGAAGCTCGAGGGGCTGGAGCTGCTGGGGGGTGCCAGCGACTGTGTCGTGAGGCTCCCGCGGCCATCGGGCACGGTGCCAATCCGCGTGACAGGAGGCGCGAGCGATCTCACCCTGCACCTTCCTCCTGGAGCTGCCGCACGGCTCCAGGTGCGGGGTGGCGTGAGCAAGCTGGCGTTCCAGGAGCAGCGCCTGGGATCCGTGGGCGGGGCGATGAACCTGGAGAGCCCGGACTTCAAGAGCGTGGCGGACCGTTACGACATCGAGTTCGTGGGCGGAGCCAGCAACCTGAGCGTCCTCTCGCGCTGA
- a CDS encoding type II toxin-antitoxin system PemK/MazF family toxin — MLRGELRWYTFASPDKRRPVLLLTRDEVIDALNEIIVVPATRTIRGLETEVLLSPEDGMPAVCSLNFDHVSLAHRSRLGALITRLPPARWPEVERALLIACGFSDSASGS; from the coding sequence ATGCTCCGCGGTGAGCTCCGGTGGTACACGTTCGCCTCCCCGGACAAGCGGCGACCCGTTCTGCTTCTCACGCGCGACGAGGTCATTGACGCGCTCAACGAGATCATCGTCGTGCCTGCCACGCGGACCATTCGCGGGCTGGAGACAGAGGTGCTGCTGTCACCAGAGGACGGGATGCCGGCGGTGTGCTCCCTCAACTTCGATCATGTGAGCCTCGCTCACCGCTCACGGCTCGGGGCGCTCATCACCCGCCTTCCGCCTGCGCGTTGGCCGGAGGTCGAGCGCGCGCTGCTCATCGCATGTGGGTTCTCTGACTCTGCAAGCGGGAGCTAA
- a CDS encoding alkaline phosphatase D family protein, translating into MSQKLHRRTLLQSIVAVAATTAFGCNEEETTEQQAAQSRAYFPQSVASGDPRPDSVVLWTRAVDEEHGGDVTLSLEVSTEESFGTLIANPKGLQALVAHDNALKVKVTNLSPRTTYYYRFVYEHDGERFVSPVGRTKTAPAPGEDVAVKLVVASCQDYVGRYYNTWQRLTQLGLDADAIVFLGDYIYETTGDPAFQSTNTLREVKFQKPEEALVQKTGFFQYYAAQSLSNYRDLYKTVRSDPVIQKVHERYPFINMWDDHEFSNDCWGSNATYENGRRTEKQDDRRRNAEQAFFEFLPIDTAGTAGEGSIDVDAEPKYPNTRIYRDFEFGKHVKLIVTDYRTYRPDHLIPEDGYPGAVVMDETVLAALGATPAFANDLFAYVDLDATEYEQHRATLRQVYVAQSQQAGLTQQEASAKAATWVKGKLALAYVNQVLAAAGAGALAIPPAGKPRGLAFVHMGKLNPFDVRGTRNIVIKDTYDLYAAYRYAATQTASENALGTEQETWLKGKLQAANTWKFIVSSVSLSALMLDLRQKTDIPDASLRQRFYFTTDQWDGFPTKKKELLTYVKNNVSNAVFLSGDIHASFASVEEGVPTLTAPSISSSSIKEEAGTAVQGAGFAQGSPIYRYIAVETDQTLRAANPNMVFSEADRHGFLVVEAKPGEVLATYHLLPSSEVHKDYTKRTPNELQRQFITHALRVQNGTITNA; encoded by the coding sequence GTGTCCCAGAAACTGCACCGCCGCACCCTCTTGCAGTCCATCGTCGCGGTCGCGGCGACGACTGCGTTTGGCTGCAACGAAGAAGAGACGACCGAGCAGCAGGCAGCGCAGTCGCGCGCCTATTTCCCGCAGTCCGTGGCCTCGGGAGATCCACGCCCCGACAGCGTGGTGCTGTGGACGCGCGCCGTGGATGAGGAGCATGGCGGAGACGTCACCCTGTCGCTCGAGGTCTCCACCGAGGAGAGCTTCGGCACGCTGATCGCCAACCCCAAGGGCCTCCAGGCGCTGGTTGCGCACGACAACGCCCTCAAGGTGAAGGTGACGAACCTGTCGCCGCGCACCACCTATTACTACCGCTTCGTCTACGAGCACGACGGCGAGCGCTTCGTCTCTCCGGTGGGCCGCACCAAGACGGCGCCGGCGCCGGGGGAGGACGTGGCGGTGAAGCTCGTGGTCGCCAGCTGCCAGGACTACGTGGGGCGCTACTACAACACGTGGCAACGCCTGACGCAGCTCGGCCTGGACGCGGACGCCATCGTCTTCCTGGGCGACTACATCTACGAGACCACGGGGGACCCGGCCTTCCAGTCCACGAACACGCTGCGCGAGGTGAAGTTCCAGAAGCCGGAGGAGGCGCTGGTCCAGAAGACGGGCTTCTTCCAGTACTACGCGGCGCAGTCGCTCTCGAACTACCGCGACCTGTACAAGACGGTGCGCTCGGATCCCGTCATCCAGAAAGTCCACGAGCGCTACCCGTTCATCAACATGTGGGACGACCACGAGTTCTCCAACGACTGCTGGGGCTCGAACGCGACGTACGAGAACGGGCGGCGGACGGAGAAGCAGGACGACCGGCGGCGCAACGCGGAGCAGGCGTTCTTCGAGTTCCTGCCCATCGACACGGCGGGCACCGCCGGCGAGGGCTCCATCGACGTGGACGCCGAGCCGAAGTACCCCAACACGCGCATCTACCGGGACTTCGAGTTCGGCAAGCACGTGAAGCTCATCGTCACCGACTACCGCACCTACCGTCCGGACCACCTCATCCCCGAGGACGGCTACCCGGGCGCAGTGGTGATGGACGAGACGGTGCTGGCGGCGCTCGGCGCGACGCCGGCCTTCGCGAACGACTTGTTCGCATATGTGGACTTGGACGCGACGGAGTACGAGCAGCACAGGGCCACGCTGCGGCAGGTATACGTGGCACAGTCGCAGCAGGCGGGGCTCACGCAGCAGGAGGCCTCGGCGAAGGCGGCCACGTGGGTGAAGGGCAAGCTGGCGCTGGCCTACGTGAACCAGGTGCTGGCGGCAGCGGGCGCGGGTGCGCTGGCCATTCCTCCGGCGGGCAAGCCCCGGGGCCTGGCCTTCGTGCACATGGGCAAGCTGAACCCGTTCGACGTCCGGGGCACGCGCAACATCGTCATCAAGGACACGTATGACTTGTACGCGGCCTACCGTTACGCGGCCACGCAGACGGCCAGCGAGAACGCGCTGGGCACCGAGCAGGAGACGTGGCTCAAGGGCAAGCTGCAGGCGGCGAACACGTGGAAGTTCATCGTCAGCTCGGTGTCGCTGTCGGCGCTGATGCTGGACCTGAGGCAGAAGACGGACATCCCGGACGCCTCGTTGCGGCAGCGCTTCTACTTCACGACGGACCAGTGGGATGGGTTCCCGACGAAGAAGAAAGAGCTGCTCACGTACGTGAAGAACAACGTGAGCAACGCGGTCTTCCTGTCGGGGGACATTCATGCCTCGTTCGCCTCGGTGGAGGAGGGCGTGCCCACGCTGACGGCGCCGTCCATCTCCTCCAGCTCCATCAAGGAGGAGGCGGGCACGGCGGTGCAGGGCGCGGGCTTCGCGCAAGGCAGCCCCATCTACCGGTACATCGCCGTGGAGACGGACCAGACGCTACGGGCGGCCAACCCGAACATGGTCTTCTCCGAGGCGGATCGGCATGGCTTCCTCGTGGTGGAGGCCAAGCCCGGCGAGGTGCTGGCCACCTACCACCTGCTCCCCAGCAGCGAGGTCCACAAGGACTACACGAAGCGGACGCCGAACGAGCTGCAGCGGCAGTTCATCACCCACGCGCTGCGCGTGCAGAACGGCACCATCACGAACGCCTGA
- a CDS encoding M48 family metalloprotease, which yields MSARSWKPFVAGLGALTLSCSVIPATSKQAKQERAECQKLAQPPSVEEEYALGGAVALNWVQQGGGLLPLETDEKLVHYVNVVGKNLGAQSQRPTLRWTFGVLKTPESFNAISAPGGYVFVTRGLLQGVENEAQLAGVLAHEIAHITGKHVLTRYGKLKVSQCERAVNSRENNKLVSHFGLDVTPRFSDELNGVLGKWNGVLDLDHHLELLGNFADSTVKDLTENGLDKNEEYAADEEAVRLLVSAGYDPREYLEFLAKIPDGRNSFAKHPKKVDRVKRLVAMLEGPQQPTADFPEPLASTEGLVQPPLPPEFAASVKSSASRGKP from the coding sequence GTGAGCGCCCGTTCCTGGAAGCCCTTCGTGGCGGGCCTGGGCGCCCTGACGCTGTCGTGCTCGGTGATCCCGGCGACGTCCAAGCAAGCGAAGCAAGAGCGCGCCGAGTGCCAGAAGCTGGCGCAGCCTCCCTCGGTGGAGGAGGAATACGCGCTGGGCGGCGCCGTGGCCCTCAACTGGGTTCAGCAGGGCGGCGGGCTGCTCCCGCTGGAGACGGACGAGAAGCTCGTTCACTACGTCAACGTCGTGGGAAAGAACCTGGGCGCGCAGTCTCAGCGCCCCACGCTGAGGTGGACCTTCGGCGTGCTGAAGACCCCGGAGTCCTTCAACGCGATCTCCGCCCCCGGAGGCTACGTCTTCGTCACGCGGGGGCTGCTCCAAGGCGTGGAGAACGAGGCGCAGCTCGCCGGAGTGCTCGCGCACGAGATTGCCCACATCACCGGCAAGCATGTCCTGACGCGCTACGGCAAGCTCAAGGTGTCGCAGTGCGAGCGGGCGGTGAACAGCCGCGAGAACAACAAGCTGGTGAGCCACTTCGGTCTCGATGTCACGCCCCGGTTCTCGGATGAGCTGAACGGAGTCCTCGGCAAGTGGAACGGTGTGCTGGACCTGGACCACCACCTGGAGTTGCTGGGGAACTTCGCGGACAGTACGGTGAAGGACCTGACCGAGAACGGCCTGGACAAGAACGAGGAGTACGCTGCGGACGAGGAAGCGGTCCGCCTGCTCGTCTCCGCCGGGTATGACCCACGGGAGTACCTGGAGTTCCTCGCCAAGATCCCCGACGGGCGGAACAGCTTTGCCAAGCACCCGAAGAAGGTGGATCGCGTGAAGCGGCTGGTGGCGATGCTGGAAGGGCCCCAGCAGCCCACCGCGGACTTCCCCGAGCCGCTCGCCAGCACCGAGGGGCTGGTACAGCCTCCGCTGCCTCCCGAGTTCGCCGCCTCCGTGAAGAGCTCGGCCTCCCGCGGCAAGCCGTAG
- a CDS encoding adenylate/guanylate cyclase domain-containing protein: protein MASDAGRILRLRLRNHLALMVGMAVAATAVAAGSWKLGLLWLPNLERILYDSALTRFTHRQGVSSDIVVLAIDQPSLERVRNNPTYARNFGNYPWTRNLWAHVVDELAYRGAKAVLFDMVMDERSTDPSTDESFAQAVRDTGMPFYLGMSAHPSTPPFPKVDPVHVPRALTPPRPLPAQAPGQDAAPQQAEEFEEQEDPSQAPTDPIETAKVLAFPVKTNGRELPLLEYEPTPGLRVPSHIVPPLPVLLPEAGGFGLVEVEPDPDGSMRRTRFAYSDGVNPFVTLPVALAADLFGAKELEFSGRTMRLGSREFQVNEDGSAEIDFGGTLYQRFPLVPVADVLDSWGLRQEGKAGRKEDLEVLRGKIVVVGGLALGLADQKSTPFMALTPGVSKQVAVLDNLLAGRFITETPFWVSVLFGLGLALFSSVLLMTLRRPVLEFVWLLGIVPVVFMGVGVCLALGRVHPLAALPAAAGLLSSLGATASNHLFANREALFIREAFSRYMEPKLIEQMIEESELPRLDGEEREITAFFSDIRGFSSFSESFRDNPRMLVSVLNRYLTRVSSALLYEGGCLDKYIGDAVVCLFGAPVNHSDHAVRACKGALAVQTAVERLREEFREKNLPDVYTRIGINTARLFVGNFGSDQLFDYTAMGDGMNLASRLEGANKAYGSLIMIGPRTYELAKDSIEVRELDQVRVAGKKEAVRVYELLALRGELSSEKRETVNRYHEALALYRLRRFSEASIVLDTQLSRAPQDGPTAALLKRCQEYAETPPPPEWDGVTSLDKS from the coding sequence ATGGCGAGTGACGCTGGGAGGATCCTACGGCTGCGCCTCCGCAACCACCTGGCGCTGATGGTGGGCATGGCGGTGGCGGCCACGGCCGTGGCCGCGGGGAGCTGGAAGCTGGGATTGCTGTGGCTGCCCAACCTGGAGCGCATCCTCTATGACAGCGCTCTCACGCGCTTCACCCACCGCCAGGGAGTGTCCTCCGACATCGTCGTGCTGGCCATTGATCAGCCGAGCCTGGAGCGAGTGCGCAACAACCCCACCTACGCGCGCAACTTCGGCAACTATCCGTGGACCCGCAACTTGTGGGCCCATGTGGTGGATGAGCTGGCGTACCGAGGCGCGAAGGCCGTGCTCTTCGACATGGTGATGGACGAGCGCAGCACGGATCCGAGCACGGACGAGAGCTTCGCGCAGGCGGTGCGAGACACGGGCATGCCCTTCTACCTGGGCATGTCCGCGCATCCGAGCACGCCGCCCTTCCCGAAAGTGGATCCCGTCCACGTCCCGAGAGCGCTCACGCCCCCCCGCCCGCTCCCCGCGCAGGCGCCTGGGCAGGATGCCGCGCCGCAGCAGGCCGAGGAGTTCGAGGAGCAGGAGGACCCCTCCCAGGCGCCCACGGATCCCATCGAGACTGCCAAGGTGCTGGCCTTTCCTGTGAAGACGAATGGGCGCGAGCTGCCGCTCCTGGAGTACGAGCCCACGCCGGGCCTGCGCGTGCCAAGCCACATCGTGCCTCCCCTGCCGGTCCTCCTGCCGGAGGCGGGGGGCTTCGGGTTGGTGGAAGTGGAGCCGGATCCGGACGGGAGCATGCGGCGCACCCGCTTCGCGTACTCGGATGGGGTGAACCCGTTCGTCACGCTCCCGGTGGCGCTGGCCGCGGACCTGTTCGGCGCGAAGGAGCTGGAGTTCTCCGGCCGGACGATGCGGCTGGGCTCGCGCGAGTTCCAGGTGAACGAGGACGGCAGCGCGGAGATCGACTTCGGCGGCACCCTCTACCAGCGCTTCCCTCTTGTCCCGGTCGCCGATGTCCTGGACTCGTGGGGGCTGCGCCAGGAAGGCAAGGCCGGGCGGAAGGAGGACCTGGAGGTGCTGCGCGGGAAGATCGTCGTCGTGGGCGGCCTGGCGCTGGGGCTGGCGGACCAGAAGTCCACGCCGTTCATGGCGCTCACCCCGGGCGTGAGCAAGCAGGTGGCAGTGCTGGACAACCTGCTGGCGGGCCGCTTCATCACCGAGACTCCGTTCTGGGTCAGCGTGCTCTTCGGGCTGGGGTTGGCGCTGTTCTCGTCGGTGTTGCTGATGACGCTGCGGCGGCCGGTGCTGGAGTTCGTGTGGCTGCTGGGCATCGTGCCCGTGGTGTTCATGGGGGTGGGCGTCTGCCTGGCGCTGGGGCGTGTGCACCCACTGGCGGCGCTGCCGGCGGCGGCCGGCTTGCTGTCGAGCCTGGGGGCCACGGCCTCCAACCACCTGTTCGCCAACCGCGAGGCCCTGTTCATCCGCGAGGCGTTCAGCCGGTACATGGAGCCGAAGCTCATCGAGCAGATGATCGAGGAGAGCGAGCTGCCCCGGCTGGATGGCGAGGAGCGGGAGATCACCGCGTTCTTCAGTGACATCCGAGGCTTCTCCAGCTTCTCCGAGAGCTTCCGGGACAACCCGCGCATGCTGGTCAGCGTGCTGAACCGGTACCTGACGCGGGTGAGCTCGGCGCTGCTGTACGAGGGCGGCTGCCTGGACAAGTACATCGGCGACGCGGTGGTGTGCCTGTTCGGCGCGCCGGTGAACCACTCGGACCACGCGGTGCGCGCGTGCAAGGGAGCGCTGGCGGTGCAGACGGCGGTGGAACGGCTCCGGGAGGAGTTCCGGGAGAAGAACTTGCCGGACGTGTACACGCGCATCGGCATCAACACCGCCAGGCTCTTCGTGGGCAACTTCGGCAGCGATCAGCTCTTCGACTACACGGCCATGGGCGACGGTATGAACCTGGCCTCGCGGCTGGAGGGCGCGAACAAGGCCTACGGCTCGCTGATCATGATAGGCCCTCGCACCTACGAGCTGGCCAAGGACTCCATCGAGGTACGCGAGCTGGATCAGGTCCGCGTGGCGGGGAAGAAGGAGGCGGTGCGGGTGTACGAGCTGCTGGCGCTCCGGGGCGAGCTGTCCTCGGAGAAGCGCGAGACGGTGAATCGCTACCACGAGGCGCTGGCGCTCTACCGGCTGCGGCGCTTCTCGGAGGCGTCCATCGTGCTGGACACACAGCTGTCGAGGGCTCCGCAGGATGGCCCCACCGCCGCCCTGCTCAAGCGCTGCCAGGAGTACGCGGAGACGCCTCCTCCCCCTGAGTGGGATGGCGTCACGAGCCTGGACAAGTCATAA
- a CDS encoding ferritin-like domain-containing protein, with product MKKTSSDVGLNRTGIQTSPIDSKEAIEGAKAGIPSSMGTEAGILEVRAIYARESDGLGTVPVPATLKGMFTTAKELLKGNKPTVFIDKLGERLSFERTGVRLYEAALGKFDIHGTWAGGPSREQLEKILSDELSHFVLIREAIERLGADPTALTPSADLVAVASMGIPQVLQDPRTNLIQCLEALMVAELTDNSGWELLIELAEGLGQTELVEQFEAALGVEAEHLQLVRRWLIAGVTGEAGVREEAGIPAM from the coding sequence ATGAAGAAGACGTCCAGTGATGTGGGGCTCAACCGCACGGGCATCCAGACTTCGCCCATCGACAGCAAGGAGGCCATCGAAGGCGCGAAGGCGGGCATCCCTAGCTCCATGGGCACCGAGGCTGGCATCCTCGAGGTGCGTGCCATCTACGCCCGGGAGAGCGACGGCTTGGGCACGGTCCCCGTGCCGGCCACCCTCAAGGGCATGTTCACCACGGCCAAGGAGCTGCTGAAGGGCAACAAGCCCACGGTGTTCATCGACAAGCTGGGCGAGCGGCTCAGCTTCGAGCGCACGGGCGTGAGGCTCTACGAGGCGGCCCTGGGCAAGTTCGACATCCACGGCACGTGGGCGGGTGGGCCCTCGCGGGAACAGCTGGAGAAGATCCTCAGCGATGAGCTGTCTCACTTCGTCCTCATCCGCGAGGCCATCGAGAGGCTGGGCGCGGATCCGACGGCGCTCACGCCCTCGGCGGATCTGGTGGCGGTGGCGTCCATGGGGATTCCGCAGGTGCTGCAGGATCCGCGCACCAACCTCATTCAGTGCCTGGAGGCGCTGATGGTGGCGGAGCTGACGGACAACTCGGGCTGGGAGCTGCTCATCGAGCTGGCCGAGGGCTTGGGGCAGACCGAGCTCGTCGAGCAGTTCGAGGCCGCGCTGGGCGTGGAGGCCGAGCACCTCCAGTTGGTGCGCCGGTGGCTCATCGCCGGGGTGACGGGCGAGGCCGGTGTCCGCGAGGAGGCGGGCATCCCCGCGATGTAG
- a CDS encoding TspO/MBR family protein, giving the protein MQPSPALKSPSLRAESAAALGVFGALTAGAGALGALVTDHGTQLWYRRLRKPPFQPPSAVFGPVWTVLYGLMAVSAWRVWNRPAGPARSRALGLWALQLGFNAAWSWLFFGKRLKRTALADIGALGASIAAYIAAARKVDKPAAALVAPYLGWVCFAGLLNEELVRRNPS; this is encoded by the coding sequence ATGCAGCCGAGCCCAGCGTTGAAGAGCCCGTCGTTGAGAGCGGAGTCCGCCGCAGCACTCGGTGTCTTTGGTGCCCTGACTGCGGGGGCAGGCGCTCTGGGGGCGCTCGTGACGGACCATGGGACCCAGCTCTGGTACCGGCGGCTGCGCAAGCCTCCGTTCCAGCCGCCCAGCGCCGTGTTCGGACCGGTGTGGACGGTGCTGTACGGCCTCATGGCCGTGTCTGCCTGGCGGGTGTGGAACCGGCCGGCCGGGCCTGCTCGCTCGCGGGCTCTGGGGCTGTGGGCGCTCCAGCTTGGCTTCAATGCCGCGTGGAGCTGGCTCTTCTTCGGGAAGCGCCTCAAGCGGACTGCGCTCGCGGACATCGGCGCGCTCGGAGCCAGCATCGCGGCCTATATCGCGGCGGCCCGGAAGGTGGACAAGCCGGCCGCGGCCCTGGTGGCGCCGTACCTGGGATGGGTGTGCTTCGCTGGCCTCCTCAATGAGGAGCTTGTCCGCAGGAACCCGTCTTGA
- a CDS encoding RNA polymerase sigma factor, producing MDSRSLSEPTVDSRWFAAFIREHESVLQATALRLCGNPTDARDLVQDTLERGLKNLSRYKPGTDGRAWLLTILHHIFIDRCRSRTRERRADVSAEDVEEKVAAPEPDAQPAWAAISPEQLREALDKIPEEFRLVYQLHSLEGRSYIEIAERLGIPKATVGTRLIRARRRLKELLMPTVTGGAEA from the coding sequence GTGGATTCCCGGTCTCTCTCAGAGCCCACCGTTGATAGCCGGTGGTTCGCCGCGTTCATCCGGGAGCACGAGTCCGTCCTCCAGGCCACTGCGCTGCGCTTGTGCGGCAACCCCACGGATGCCCGGGATTTGGTCCAGGACACTCTGGAGCGTGGGCTGAAGAACCTGTCCCGCTACAAGCCGGGCACGGATGGGCGCGCATGGCTGCTCACCATCCTCCACCACATCTTCATCGACCGGTGCCGCTCGCGCACCCGGGAGCGCCGCGCGGATGTGTCCGCCGAGGATGTGGAGGAGAAGGTCGCCGCCCCCGAGCCCGACGCCCAGCCCGCCTGGGCCGCCATCAGCCCCGAGCAGCTGCGCGAGGCCCTGGACAAGATTCCCGAGGAGTTCCGCCTCGTCTACCAGCTGCACTCGCTGGAGGGGCGCTCCTATATCGAGATCGCGGAGCGGCTTGGCATCCCCAAGGCCACCGTGGGCACGCGGCTCATCCGCGCGCGCCGCCGCCTGAAGGAGTTGCTGATGCCCACTGTGACCGGAGGCGCCGAGGCATGA
- a CDS encoding anti-sigma factor family protein, which yields MSGMGDMGEDIHDLVHAFADGELEPSEAEAFREHLGTCEQCQAELDDILQLQALSGRLASMEAKQAPAPETVAPPVERARPVEAARKTEEAAASSRAFRPAWSRRRRVGLSVVLGGALAAAFALAVLRTPGLEGGNTPETLALAPTRSTEARLSYGGASGWRPYGVKRSGNERPVERVPLETQAKLEKKSDLHGLATTFLLQGEKDQAAEYLGKLSSSPDVDSDRAVVALSKGALEEALSLLEGVLEKAPNHAPALWNRGLVLRELGLDLLAAESFGKVAALNEPGWSDEARERKAQLERQGQERHNRWKAVWDAGNRMVADGTLLTDSQVRDAPPMARRSLYLAAWTAPTAERVLALRPVAQALDAHYGGRVLETYLERTAKRDFATRAPLAATFSQGLEGKLDATAGEAFIRQLQASGEQDILLGALSLLGMLPARVDLYEAAARSLGDPWFLMSAQLQRAQAQLAARELGQAEATLRTALPECEQQHLDSRCAELEQMLVELYTLDHRLSEAGELARKGLTRAQQMNEAGLEVRFLQNLEQIARFQKGLALARAYLQESALREPDSCPTQIHVHACRCWPLCVP from the coding sequence ATGAGCGGCATGGGCGACATGGGCGAGGACATCCATGACCTCGTGCACGCGTTCGCGGACGGGGAGCTGGAGCCCTCAGAGGCCGAGGCCTTCCGCGAGCACCTCGGCACCTGCGAGCAGTGCCAGGCCGAGCTGGATGACATTCTCCAACTCCAGGCGCTGAGCGGGCGGCTGGCCTCGATGGAGGCGAAGCAGGCTCCGGCTCCCGAGACGGTGGCGCCTCCTGTGGAGAGGGCCCGGCCTGTCGAGGCGGCGCGGAAGACCGAGGAGGCGGCGGCTTCTTCTCGCGCCTTCCGCCCCGCGTGGAGCCGCCGCCGGCGCGTGGGCCTGAGCGTGGTGCTGGGTGGTGCGCTGGCCGCAGCCTTTGCCCTGGCCGTGCTGCGGACGCCGGGCCTGGAGGGTGGGAACACTCCCGAGACGCTCGCGCTGGCCCCCACCCGCTCCACCGAGGCGCGGCTGAGCTACGGCGGTGCCAGTGGCTGGCGGCCCTACGGCGTGAAGCGCTCCGGCAACGAGCGCCCCGTGGAGCGCGTGCCGCTGGAGACGCAGGCGAAGCTGGAGAAGAAGAGCGACCTGCACGGCCTGGCCACCACCTTCCTGCTGCAGGGCGAGAAGGATCAGGCCGCCGAGTACCTCGGCAAGCTCTCCTCCTCGCCGGACGTGGACAGCGATCGCGCGGTGGTGGCGCTGTCGAAGGGCGCGCTGGAGGAGGCGCTCAGCCTGCTGGAGGGCGTGCTCGAGAAGGCGCCGAACCACGCTCCCGCGCTGTGGAACCGTGGCCTGGTGCTGCGTGAGCTGGGGTTGGATCTGCTGGCCGCCGAGAGCTTCGGCAAGGTGGCTGCGCTCAACGAGCCCGGCTGGAGTGACGAGGCCCGCGAGCGCAAGGCGCAGCTGGAGCGTCAGGGCCAGGAGCGCCACAACCGCTGGAAGGCCGTGTGGGACGCCGGCAATCGCATGGTGGCCGATGGCACGCTGCTGACGGACAGCCAGGTGCGTGACGCTCCGCCCATGGCGCGCCGCTCCCTGTACCTGGCCGCCTGGACCGCTCCCACCGCTGAGCGGGTGCTCGCGCTGCGGCCCGTGGCCCAGGCACTCGATGCGCACTACGGCGGCAGGGTGCTGGAGACCTACCTGGAGCGCACCGCGAAGCGGGACTTCGCCACGCGCGCCCCGCTGGCCGCCACCTTCTCCCAGGGGCTCGAGGGCAAGCTGGACGCCACCGCGGGGGAGGCCTTCATCCGCCAGCTCCAGGCCTCGGGCGAGCAGGACATCCTCCTGGGCGCGCTCTCACTGCTCGGCATGCTCCCGGCGCGGGTGGACCTGTATGAGGCGGCCGCGCGCTCGCTGGGAGACCCCTGGTTCCTGATGAGCGCCCAGCTCCAGCGGGCCCAGGCGCAGCTCGCTGCCCGTGAGCTCGGGCAGGCGGAGGCCACGCTGCGCACCGCGCTCCCCGAGTGCGAGCAGCAGCACCTCGACTCCCGCTGCGCCGAGCTGGAGCAGATGCTCGTGGAGCTCTACACGCTGGATCACCGTCTGTCCGAGGCCGGTGAGCTGGCCCGCAAGGGGCTCACCCGCGCCCAGCAGATGAACGAGGCGGGCCTGGAGGTCCGATTCCTACAGAACCTCGAGCAGATCGCCCGCTTCCAGAAGGGCTTAGCCCTGGCGCGCGCGTACCTCCAGGAGTCCGCCCTGCGCGAGCCGGACTCCTGCCCCACGCAGATCCACGTGCACGCCTGTCGCTGTTGGCCGTTGTGTGTGCCGTGA